The Deltaproteobacteria bacterium genome window below encodes:
- a CDS encoding DUF4215 domain-containing protein encodes MRRTIGWLTVLVGWLWAAPLLAASFAPKTSAEFVEAMESAVKTAEMDTITLTAGALYQLTKTVDVYNGEIAIIGNGATIERQIGSLPFSIFSVDKYGKLVLKDLTVRYGGTYGMLAGTASGISGGAVTSDGFLLLDQVTMTKNSVSGSGGAILSYGVLHITGSQFIANTAGHSAGAIYDTSWRNDLWGVDLSTDIQTTVFRDNQALFGGAYYTTSKIPRHITQSVFENNAATSGGAMELQQSYGTIIDRCTFKDNQASTAGGGAIYTAFSLLDVRNTTFFGNKAPQYYGGGIDAQGGQLLCTNCTVVGNSAGIAGGGVNVSNQGTLFMKNSILALNVAPQGPQCDSFKVVESQGNNIVTAAAGCQGFGPTEVVPDAGVSNQPTTGTGGSFLPLLANSPAINAGNPSYCSAVDQLGRPRVGNCDIGAAEAVCGDAVAQAAIGEQCDDGNQSDLDACLQSCALASCGDGLVQTGVEECDDGNHTDGDGCSAACIKDAVNAVCGNGTVEGDEACDDGNEDQTDTCLNTCHPASCGDGFVWAGHEGCDAGAGNSNTGACTLQCTPAACGDGFMLAGVEFCDDGNTTSGDGCDANCKATGCGNGIVTAGEVCDDGNNVNGDACQSTCKFPACGDNVLDEGEQCDDGDAENGDGCDANCTPTMCGNGAISGIEQCDDGNTISGDGCDSNCSTSACGNGLVAGTEACDDGNAVNTDACLPTCQAAKCGDSFVQTGVEQCDDGNASDGDGCSALCLVEAPAVSCGNGIPQGAEACDDGNQENGDACLNTCFNNTCGDSFLWVGTEACDDGAANGATAACLPTCIQATCGDGAVWQGHEQCDDANAVNTDACPVNCQTAFCGDGFVLVGTEVCDDGNANNYDACLNTCQTAKCGDHVVQIGVEQCDDGNVQSGDGCSATCMAETPAVCGNGNAEAGEACDDGNEANTDACLKSCVAATCGDGFVQAGKEVCDDANLADDDACLATCLLAVCGDGKLHQGVEQCDDGNTTSGDGCSGVCVTETPLAVCGNAKLEAGEGCDDGNDSNTDGCLKDCHVAACGDGFEQSGVEDCDDNNALSGDGCAANCKIEKQLPPVPPPPPPPPPAPTPTPTPIAPAPVAPTPESAPTSPAAAATPATTSEPASATTPESTPATTPASTPAVPETETETETPTTPSPAEESPAAGDGASGGGCSLMLDAGR; translated from the coding sequence ATGCGCAGGACAATCGGATGGCTAACGGTGCTGGTGGGGTGGCTGTGGGCAGCGCCACTGCTTGCTGCTTCCTTTGCGCCGAAGACGAGCGCCGAATTCGTGGAGGCGATGGAGAGCGCAGTGAAAACTGCGGAAATGGATACCATCACGTTGACTGCCGGAGCGCTCTATCAACTGACGAAGACGGTGGATGTTTATAATGGTGAGATTGCGATTATAGGGAATGGGGCGACGATTGAGCGTCAGATTGGTTCATTGCCGTTTTCGATTTTTAGCGTTGATAAGTACGGGAAATTGGTTCTGAAAGATCTGACGGTGCGGTATGGGGGTACATATGGGATGCTAGCGGGGACTGCGTCAGGGATTTCAGGTGGAGCTGTAACTAGTGATGGATTTCTCCTGCTAGACCAAGTGACCATGACCAAGAACTCCGTGAGTGGGAGTGGAGGCGCAATTTTGAGCTATGGCGTTCTTCATATCACCGGGAGCCAATTCATTGCCAACACGGCAGGGCACAGTGCTGGTGCCATCTACGATACAAGTTGGAGAAACGACCTGTGGGGAGTCGATCTGTCCACGGACATTCAGACCACAGTGTTTCGAGACAATCAAGCCCTCTTCGGCGGAGCCTATTACACGACGAGTAAAATTCCGCGGCACATTACGCAGAGTGTCTTTGAGAATAATGCGGCCACCAGCGGCGGAGCGATGGAGTTGCAGCAGAGTTATGGGACGATCATTGATCGCTGCACATTTAAAGATAACCAGGCGAGTACTGCCGGGGGAGGCGCTATTTACACGGCGTTTTCCCTCCTCGATGTGCGTAATACCACTTTTTTTGGCAACAAGGCACCACAATACTATGGTGGAGGCATCGACGCGCAGGGCGGGCAGTTGCTCTGTACGAACTGCACAGTGGTCGGTAATAGTGCCGGAATTGCTGGTGGTGGAGTGAATGTTTCGAATCAGGGCACGCTCTTTATGAAGAACTCGATCCTGGCCCTGAACGTAGCGCCGCAGGGGCCGCAGTGCGATAGTTTCAAGGTCGTCGAGTCACAAGGCAACAATATCGTCACCGCCGCGGCGGGTTGCCAGGGATTCGGCCCTACCGAGGTCGTTCCGGACGCCGGAGTGAGTAATCAACCGACCACCGGTACCGGTGGGAGTTTCCTCCCCCTCTTGGCCAACAGTCCGGCGATTAATGCCGGCAATCCGTCGTACTGCAGTGCGGTAGATCAATTAGGGCGTCCGCGAGTTGGCAATTGCGATATCGGTGCGGCGGAGGCGGTGTGCGGCGATGCGGTGGCGCAAGCAGCGATCGGCGAGCAATGCGACGACGGAAACCAAAGTGACCTCGATGCATGCCTGCAGTCCTGTGCGCTCGCGAGTTGTGGCGATGGGCTTGTGCAGACCGGTGTGGAAGAATGCGACGACGGGAATCATACCGATGGCGATGGGTGTAGTGCCGCGTGTATCAAAGACGCAGTGAACGCGGTGTGTGGGAACGGCACTGTGGAAGGCGATGAGGCTTGCGACGACGGCAACGAGGATCAGACCGATACGTGTCTGAATACGTGTCATCCGGCCAGTTGCGGGGACGGCTTCGTTTGGGCCGGGCACGAGGGGTGCGATGCGGGCGCGGGGAATAGCAACACCGGGGCCTGTACGCTGCAATGTACGCCAGCCGCGTGTGGGGATGGGTTCATGTTGGCCGGTGTCGAGTTCTGCGATGACGGCAATACGACCAGCGGCGACGGATGCGACGCGAACTGCAAGGCGACTGGGTGTGGCAACGGGATCGTCACGGCCGGTGAAGTCTGCGACGACGGTAACAATGTGAATGGCGATGCTTGTCAGTCCACCTGTAAGTTCCCTGCCTGCGGGGACAATGTTCTCGATGAGGGCGAACAATGCGATGACGGCGATGCCGAAAACGGCGATGGCTGCGATGCTAACTGTACGCCGACGATGTGCGGCAACGGCGCGATCAGTGGGATCGAACAATGCGATGACGGCAATACGATTAGCGGAGATGGCTGCGACAGCAATTGTAGCACTTCGGCCTGCGGTAACGGGCTGGTGGCCGGGACCGAGGCCTGCGACGACGGCAATGCAGTCAATACCGATGCGTGTCTCCCGACCTGCCAAGCGGCCAAGTGCGGCGATAGTTTCGTGCAGACCGGTGTGGAACAGTGCGACGACGGGAACGCGAGCGATGGCGATGGCTGCAGCGCGCTCTGTCTGGTCGAGGCCCCGGCGGTGAGTTGCGGCAATGGGATCCCGCAAGGGGCCGAAGCCTGTGACGACGGGAATCAAGAGAACGGCGATGCGTGTCTGAATACCTGTTTCAATAATACTTGCGGCGATAGTTTCCTGTGGGTCGGTACCGAAGCCTGTGACGACGGCGCAGCGAACGGCGCGACGGCGGCGTGTCTCCCGACCTGCATTCAGGCCACGTGCGGCGACGGCGCGGTTTGGCAGGGACACGAACAGTGCGACGACGCGAACGCAGTCAACACCGACGCGTGCCCGGTGAACTGCCAGACGGCATTCTGCGGCGACGGATTTGTCCTGGTCGGCACGGAAGTCTGTGACGATGGGAACGCGAATAACTACGATGCCTGCTTGAATACTTGCCAAACGGCGAAATGCGGCGACCACGTGGTGCAGATCGGCGTCGAGCAATGCGACGACGGGAACGTGCAGAGCGGCGACGGCTGCAGCGCCACGTGCATGGCCGAGACTCCGGCGGTGTGCGGCAATGGGAACGCGGAGGCCGGCGAGGCGTGCGACGACGGCAACGAGGCCAATACCGATGCGTGCCTGAAGAGTTGTGTGGCAGCGACGTGCGGTGATGGTTTCGTGCAAGCAGGCAAGGAAGTCTGCGACGACGCCAATCTGGCCGATGACGATGCCTGCTTGGCGACGTGTCTACTCGCGGTTTGCGGCGACGGCAAACTCCACCAAGGCGTGGAGCAGTGTGACGACGGCAATACAACCAGCGGCGACGGTTGTAGCGGCGTGTGTGTGACGGAAACTCCGCTCGCGGTCTGCGGCAATGCGAAATTGGAGGCGGGGGAGGGCTGCGACGACGGCAATGACAGCAATACGGATGGGTGTTTGAAAGATTGCCATGTCGCCGCGTGCGGCGATGGGTTCGAACAGAGCGGTGTCGAGGATTGTGACGACAATAATGCGCTGAGCGGCGATGGCTGCGCGGCGAACTGCAAGATCGAAAAGCAGTTGCCGCCCGTGCCGCCACCACCACCACCGCCTCCACCGGCACCTACGCCGACGCCAACTCCAATTGCGCCGGCGCCAGTGGCGCCGACTCCGGAGTCTGCGCCGACGTCTCCGGCAGCAGCGGCGACCCCGGCCACGACGTCGGAACCGGCATCTGCGACGACACCGGAGTCGACACCAGCGACCACTCCGGCGTCGACACCGGCCGTGCCGGAGACGGAGACGGAGACCGAGACGCCCACCACCCCGTCACCCGCGGAAGAGAGTCCCGCGGCCGGTGACGGAGCCTCCGGTGGCGGTTGCAGTTTGATGCTGGATGCCGGGCGATAG
- a CDS encoding FAD:protein FMN transferase: protein MRRSFAILATLSALSLLPIAVHAEGADGGVDHFQSDQVRNFTQDATLAGGIKVSATVLALHKHQKEIDKVFSVAFGELRNVAEKFYAQDPNSEISRVNARAGSEPVKVSDDTIALLEVAKKAHQQSGGAFDIASTGTGNSDAIKLSSGANTVQFANPNLRLDVSSVVEGFLADRLVAYLWKANIDNAMVSVGNVTRSIGNDLVGPWRTVIADMSGRYAGRGMAISFSNASTATVTVGAKTPKPNERAGDKPAQTKCRSATVIAKDAATAQALATAIYQLGPDAGLALANRVPHVRAIIRDNAGNLVKSPGL from the coding sequence ATGCGTCGTTCATTCGCAATCCTGGCAACTCTCTCGGCACTCAGCCTCCTCCCGATCGCCGTCCACGCCGAAGGGGCGGATGGCGGCGTCGATCACTTTCAGTCCGACCAAGTCCGCAACTTCACCCAAGACGCCACCCTCGCGGGCGGCATTAAAGTCAGCGCCACAGTGTTGGCCCTCCACAAACATCAGAAGGAAATCGACAAAGTCTTCAGCGTCGCGTTCGGCGAATTGCGCAACGTCGCGGAGAAATTCTATGCGCAAGACCCGAACAGCGAGATCTCGCGCGTCAATGCGCGTGCCGGCAGCGAACCAGTGAAGGTCAGCGACGACACGATTGCGTTGCTCGAAGTCGCCAAAAAGGCCCACCAACAGAGCGGCGGCGCATTCGATATCGCCAGCACCGGCACCGGCAACTCGGACGCGATCAAACTCAGCAGCGGCGCCAACACCGTCCAATTCGCCAATCCCAATTTGCGGCTCGATGTCTCGTCGGTCGTGGAAGGCTTCCTCGCCGATCGGTTGGTTGCGTATCTCTGGAAGGCGAACATCGACAACGCAATGGTCTCAGTCGGCAACGTCACGCGCAGCATCGGGAACGATTTAGTCGGCCCGTGGCGCACGGTCATCGCCGACATGAGCGGCCGCTATGCCGGCCGCGGAATGGCGATCAGCTTCTCCAACGCCTCGACGGCGACCGTCACGGTCGGCGCAAAGACACCGAAACCGAACGAACGGGCCGGCGACAAACCCGCGCAGACCAAGTGCCGTAGCGCCACCGTGATCGCGAAAGACGCGGCCACGGCCCAGGCGTTAGCCACCGCAATTTATCAACTCGGTCCCGACGCCGGCCTGGCGTTGGCCAACCGCGTCCCGCACGTTCGCGCGATCATCCGCGACAACGCCGGCAATCTCGTCAAGTCGCCGGGGTTATGA
- a CDS encoding DUF86 domain-containing protein — protein sequence MVDTTLIQRKIALLQDRKRELQGYGITSLSDLQTKPYMEKAVEKVLQEMVEICLDIGKHIIADDNLRLPNDTRDTFAVLAESAVLSTTTAELMKKMAAFRNLIVHLYEKIDVVEVYNVYTNHLCDFDLVTKEVLAYLQRTNQSAP from the coding sequence ATGGTTGATACAACGCTCATTCAGCGGAAGATTGCCTTGTTGCAGGATCGGAAGCGAGAACTGCAGGGTTACGGCATCACGTCACTCAGTGACCTGCAGACGAAACCCTATATGGAAAAAGCGGTGGAGAAGGTATTGCAAGAGATGGTCGAGATCTGCCTTGATATCGGAAAACATATCATTGCCGACGACAATCTGCGCCTTCCCAACGATACGCGCGACACGTTTGCCGTCTTGGCGGAATCCGCGGTCCTATCCACAACAACCGCCGAGCTGATGAAAAAAATGGCGGCCTTCCGCAATTTGATCGTGCATCTGTACGAAAAGATCGACGTCGTCGAGGTGTATAACGTCTACACCAATCATCTGTGTGACTTTGATCTGGTGACCAAAGAAGTGCTGGCATATCTGCAGCGCACAAACCAATCGGCACCATGA
- a CDS encoding nucleotidyltransferase domain-containing protein, with amino-acid sequence MTLPLPIAVSITPEQWAQTFQSCPDVVLAYQHGSTIKHPDGPHGDLDLALLCRARLDPEQRLALITTVGTVVRAHVPIAIDVRILNDASPIFAFQVLKHGRRVYGDATTARNFVVTTLTRYFDYLPLQQFFIRRLEQRLGVTPHG; translated from the coding sequence ATGACACTGCCGCTGCCGATCGCTGTCTCCATCACCCCGGAGCAATGGGCGCAGACGTTTCAATCGTGCCCGGATGTCGTCCTCGCCTATCAACACGGCTCTACGATCAAGCATCCGGACGGACCGCACGGAGACCTCGATCTGGCGCTCCTCTGCCGCGCTCGCCTGGACCCCGAACAGCGCCTCGCCCTGATCACTACTGTGGGCACGGTGGTCCGCGCTCACGTTCCCATCGCGATCGATGTCCGCATCTTGAACGACGCCAGTCCGATCTTCGCCTTTCAAGTCCTGAAACACGGTCGTCGCGTCTATGGCGACGCGACGACCGCGCGCAACTTTGTGGTCACTACCTTGACCCGTTACTTCGATTATTTACCGCTCCAGCAATTTTTCATTCGGCGCCTCGAACAGCGACTCGGAGTCACACCTCATGGTTGA